The genomic segment GCTGGACTGAAACACCGGCGCCGCTCCCACCGCCGAAAGGCAGACCAGCCGCCTCTTTCTTTTCTGTGCCCGTACTGAACTCGCTTCCTCCCGCCGCAAACCCGCAGGCTACCCTGGAAACCGGAATAATGACTGTGCCGTCGGGCGCTTCCACGGCATCACCCACCACGGTATTGACGTCCACCATTTCCTTGATGCTTTCCATGGCTGTCTTCATCAGCCCTTCAATTGGATGATCGCTCACTTGCTTATCCTCCTTATCAGTGTGTATATTTCCGCACCGTTTTTAATAACCTGGTAAATGATAATAATAATAATATGGCCCATGCGGAATTCAAATATACAGGAATAGTCCACGACCAGCAAATTGTCCCCGCGGTAATTGGGCACCACTTTAAAATTACTGCCGGTCGAACGCATGTT from the Peptococcaceae bacterium genome contains:
- the ytfJ gene encoding GerW family sporulation protein, translating into MSDHPIEGLMKTAMESIKEMVDVNTVVGDAVEAPDGTVIIPVSRVACGFAAGGSEFSTGTEKKEAAGLPFGGGSGAGVSVQPVGFLVVGQGQVRLMPVTGHNAYLERLVEMAPQVIERIQGVIDGFKKKPAAEARAENPPTVKEIQ